The genomic interval GGCGCACGACACGGGCGCGGTCGCCGTAGTCGTTGACGGCGTAGTGCTGGGTGGCGCGGTTGTCCCAGATGGCGACATCGTTTGCCTGCCAGCGCCAGCGCACCGTGTTTTCAATCCGCAGGACATGAGACTGGAGGAGGGCGTAGAGCTGCTCGGAATCGCTCTTCGAATAGCCGACGAAGCGCTGCACGAAAGAGCCGAGTACGAGCGAGCGCTCGCCGGTCTCCGGGTGGACGCGCACCACGGGATGGTCGGTCTCGTAGACGGTGGAAGCAAAAACCTCCTCGTAGTGGCGGCGATCGGCCTCGGTGGCATGCGGGCGCTGTGCGGCATAGTCATAGGCATTGCTATGGGTTGCCCACAGCTGTTCGGCGGTCGCCTTGAGCGCCTGTGGCAGGCTCTCGTAGGCCGCCACGGTGTTGGACCAAACCGTATCACCGCCGACCTCGGGAATGGTCACGCCGCGCAGGATCGAGATCTTGGGATAGGCGTCGACGAAGGTGACATCTGTGTGCCAGGCATCGGCGCGGCCACCTCGTGACGCGTCAAGTTCAAGGATCGACGTCGTGCCGTTGCGTACATGCTCGGTCGGATGTGGAACGAGATTGCCGAGGCGCTTGGAAAAACGCTCCTGCTCGGCATCGGTCAGCTGATCCTGGTCGCGAAAGAAGATCACCTTGTGCTGCAGCAGGGCGGCATTGATGGCCGCGATTGTCTCGTCGGAAAGGCCGCCCGAAAGCTTGATGCCGGCGATCTCGGCGCCGATCCGGGCGGCGACGGGTTTGATCGTCAGTGAGGATACGGTGGCTTGTGATGTGGTCATGACGGACTGCTCCTTGGTTGGCCGCCGGCGTCGCTCGGCCCATTGCCGGGTTGGTTGACTGGGAATGGTTACTCGGCCGCCTGACTGCCGGGCTCGCGGTGAGGGGCACGATGAGCGGGATGTTTCAACCCGAGGTTCTCGCGAAGGGTACGGCCCTCATATTCGGTGCGGAACAGGCCGCGGCGGCGCAACTCGGGGATGACCAGCTCGATGAAATCGTCGAGCCCGCCAGGCACCGTCGGCGGCATGATGTTGAAGCCGTCGGCTCCGCCTTTCTTGAAGCGCTCTTCGAGTTCGTTTGCGATGGTCTCAGCCGTTCCGACAAGCTGCCAATGGCCCCGCGCCCCGGCGATGGTCTCG from Mesorhizobium shangrilense carries:
- a CDS encoding TauD/TfdA dioxygenase family protein, with translation MTTSQATVSSLTIKPVAARIGAEIAGIKLSGGLSDETIAAINAALLQHKVIFFRDQDQLTDAEQERFSKRLGNLVPHPTEHVRNGTTSILELDASRGGRADAWHTDVTFVDAYPKISILRGVTIPEVGGDTVWSNTVAAYESLPQALKATAEQLWATHSNAYDYAAQRPHATEADRRHYEEVFASTVYETDHPVVRVHPETGERSLVLGSFVQRFVGYSKSDSEQLYALLQSHVLRIENTVRWRWQANDVAIWDNRATQHYAVNDYGDRARVVRRTTLDGDVPVSVDGRRSVTRKKLVRDAVTRAA